Genomic DNA from Candidatus Methylomirabilota bacterium:
TCATCGATAGCCTGGGCGTCCGGCGCATCGTGTCGGCCGGCGGCGCCGTCATGGGGCTGGGCTCTCTCGCCATGGGGCTCGCGGGAACTCAAAGCGTGCTCTTCGGCGGACGCTTTCTGGTTGGTCTCGGCGCCACCGTCACCTTCATCGGCTGCCTCAAGATCGCCGCGGACTGGTTTCCGCCTTCCCAGTTCGGCACCATGTCCGCCGTCAGCGCGACCATCGGGGTGCTCGGCGCCCTCGTGGGGACAGCCCCCCTCGCGGCGCTCGTCGCGTGGACAAGCTGGCGCGGGGCCTTCGTCACCATCGGCGCCACCACCCTGCTGGGCTCGCTCCTCTGCTTCATCGTCGTGCGCGATCATCCGCGCGGGCACGTCGAGGCGGGGGCGCCCGTGCCGCGACTCGGCGAGGTCCTGCGCGGCATGATCGAGGTGCTGGGCAATCGACATACGTGGCCCCCCTTCCTCGCGTTCTTCTTTTTCTATTCGGCCATGGGCAATCTCATGCTCTGGGGCGTGCCCTTTCTCCGCGACGTCTATGGGCTCAGCAACACGCGCGCCGCCGCCTATGCCTCCACCGTCGCCGTCGCGCTCCTCGTCTCGGCGCCCCTCACCGGCTATCTGTCCGATCGGGTCTTCCGGCTCCGCAAGCTGCCCTACACCGTGCTCGCGTGTTGGCTCTTTCTCGGCTGGGCGGTCCTCGTGCTCACGCTCGGCACGCTACCGCTCCGGGGCCTGGCCATGCTTTTCTTCACCATGGGCCTCGCCAGCGGTGGCTTCGTGCTGACCTGGCCCATCGGCCGGGAGGTCAATCCGCCGCACCTGGCGGGCACCGCGGTGGCCGTGGCCAACATGGGCGGCTTCGTGGGCGCGGCGGTGACCCAGGGCCCGGTGGGCGCCATCCTCGATTCCCGATGGACCGGCGCCATGCTCGAGGGCGCGCGCGTCTACCCGCCCGAGGCCTACCGCGTGGCCTTCATGGCCTGCGCCCTCTGCGTGCTGATCGCGGCGGCGCTCAGCCTCCTGCTGCGCGAGACGCGCGGGCAGAACATCTACCACCAGCTCTACCCTGGAGGCGTCCGTGGCCGCCGAGCCTGAGCCCCCGATCGATCCCGAGATCCTGAACGCGCATCACCGCGGCACCCTGACCGCGCTCCTGGGCGCGCGGTTCGTCGAGGCGACGAAGGACCGTCTCGTCGCCGAACTCTCGATCCGGGATGATCTCCTCACGGTCGGGGGTCGGCTGCACGGCGGCACCCTCATGTCGCTGGCGGACCTGGTGGGAGCCACGGGGACCTTCCTCAATCTGCCCTCTGATGCCACGGGCACCACCACGCTCGAATCCAAGACCAACTTCTTCGCCGGCGCGCGCGGCGGTCTCATTCGCGCCGAGGGCACGCCCATCCATCGCGGCAAGAGCACTCAGGTCTGGCAGACGCGCATCACCGACGAGGGGGGTCGGCTCCTCTCCCTCACCATCCAGACCCAGATGGTGCTGCGCGTCTGAGTTTGACTTTCGAGCTGAGACGCTGCCCGATGTTCGAGTTGAGCGGCGAAGCCGCGAGACGAGGGCTGAGTTGATCCCGCAGGCGTGGCAGTTCGAGCTGAGCAGCCAGGCTGCGAAGCGAGGGCCGAGTCGATCAGCGGCGAGGCGAGGGCTGAGTAGATCAACTGCGCTCGAGAAAGCCCTCGGTCATGGCGTTGATGACGGGAATGCCATTGGCGGAGATGGCGTTGATCCGGGCCTTGACCTCGGCGAGCGCGCGGAAGGGCTTCTTGAGCAAATGCGCCGTGTAGTGCTCCACGCACGATGCGAGGTCGGGGCCCGGCACCACCCGCGTGACCAGTCCGAGGGCCTGGGCCTCGGCCGCCGAGTAGCGGTGGCAACCCATGATGATCTCCTTGGCGCGGGCCGGCCCCACGAAGCGGATGAAGCGCGTGGTCGAGGCGACACCGAGGGGGACCCCCAGGTCCACCTCGGGAATCCAGAACTGGGCCTCGGCGGCAGCGAAGCGGAAATCGCAGGCGAGGGTCAGCCCCCACCCGCCGCCCACCGCATGGCCATTGATCATGCAGATGGTCGCCTGCTCGAGATTTTCGAGCGCGGTCTGGGCGCGCTCGAAGAGTCGGCGGAACTGCGTCTTCTTCTCCGTGAAGAGACGCCGGCGCTCCTCGTCCGTCTT
This window encodes:
- a CDS encoding MFS transporter, whose translation is MTARLRWIMWGIPAFIFLFAFLHRVAPGVVAKEIMQAFEASGTIVGLLSATYFYAYAGFMIPAGLLIDSLGVRRIVSAGGAVMGLGSLAMGLAGTQSVLFGGRFLVGLGATVTFIGCLKIAADWFPPSQFGTMSAVSATIGVLGALVGTAPLAALVAWTSWRGAFVTIGATTLLGSLLCFIVVRDHPRGHVEAGAPVPRLGEVLRGMIEVLGNRHTWPPFLAFFFFYSAMGNLMLWGVPFLRDVYGLSNTRAAAYASTVAVALLVSAPLTGYLSDRVFRLRKLPYTVLACWLFLGWAVLVLTLGTLPLRGLAMLFFTMGLASGGFVLTWPIGREVNPPHLAGTAVAVANMGGFVGAAVTQGPVGAILDSRWTGAMLEGARVYPPEAYRVAFMACALCVLIAAALSLLLRETRGQNIYHQLYPGGVRGRRA
- a CDS encoding enoyl-CoA hydratase/isomerase family protein, with protein sequence MSDNVTLERKGAVATVTLQRPERRNSLSDAMLTDLSRAFTELRDDDTTRVVIVTGAPPVFSAGADAPHARAKTDEERRRLFTEKKTQFRRLFERAQTALENLEQATICMINGHAVGGGWGLTLACDFRFAAAEAQFWIPEVDLGVPLGVASTTRFIRFVGPARAKEIIMGCHRYSAAEAQALGLVTRVVPGPDLASCVEHYTAHLLKKPFRALAEVKARINAISANGIPVINAMTEGFLERS
- a CDS encoding PaaI family thioesterase; this encodes MDPEILNAHHRGTLTALLGARFVEATKDRLVAELSIRDDLLTVGGRLHGGTLMSLADLVGATGTFLNLPSDATGTTTLESKTNFFAGARGGLIRAEGTPIHRGKSTQVWQTRITDEGGRLLSLTIQTQMVLRV